From a single Paenibacillus sp. FSL W8-0426 genomic region:
- a CDS encoding TIGR04086 family membrane protein codes for MQLIRRMNPFRLTNPILSGLCHAFVWMFLGALILSCFLWMTDMREQDLSRYTYIVHAVSLLIGGFLAGKRSGEKGWYHGGITGIIYGVIVLLIGFLALDAVINWKDGLQLASAFVISALGGIFGVNIRKS; via the coding sequence ATGCAGCTGATTCGACGAATGAATCCGTTCCGATTGACCAATCCGATTTTGTCCGGTCTTTGTCATGCATTCGTGTGGATGTTTCTGGGGGCGTTGATTCTCTCTTGTTTCCTCTGGATGACGGACATGCGGGAACAAGACCTCTCCAGGTATACTTACATCGTTCACGCCGTCTCCTTATTGATCGGTGGTTTTCTGGCCGGCAAACGCTCTGGCGAAAAGGGGTGGTACCATGGCGGAATTACCGGTATTATTTATGGTGTTATCGTGTTGTTGATCGGTTTTTTGGCACTGGATGCCGTGATCAACTGGAAAGACGGACTACAGCTCGCAAGCGCGTTCGTCATTTCCGCTCTGGGTGGCATCTTTGGAGTAAATATACGCAAATCATGA
- the yajC gene encoding preprotein translocase subunit YajC: protein MFQGMTASAAAGGGGILGLIVPLVLMVAIFYFLMIRPQNKKQKERNAMLGRLKKGDKIVTIGGLHGTIAEITDDTVVLRVNDVTKLTFDRNAISSAVSRETAE from the coding sequence ATGTTTCAAGGAATGACTGCGAGCGCAGCGGCAGGCGGAGGCGGAATTCTCGGCCTGATCGTGCCACTGGTGCTCATGGTGGCCATTTTCTACTTTCTGATGATTCGTCCTCAGAACAAAAAACAAAAAGAACGCAACGCCATGTTGGGCCGTCTGAAAAAAGGCGACAAGATCGTAACGATTGGCGGCCTGCACGGCACCATTGCCGAAATCACGGATGATACGGTTGTATTGCGTGTAAACGATGTCACGAAGCTGACGTTTGACCGCAATGCCATCAGCAGCGCCGTAAGCCGGGAAACTGCGGAATAA
- the tgt gene encoding tRNA guanosine(34) transglycosylase Tgt — translation MAAITYEHIKTCKQSGARLGRVHTPHGIIETPTFMPVGTQATVKTMSPEELKEMDAQIILSNTYHLFLRPGHEIIRQAGGLHKFMNWDRPILTDSGGFQVFSLSEMRKITEEGVHFRSHLNGDKKFLSPEVAMEVQNALGSDIMMAFDECPPYPAEYEYVKKSLERTSRWAERCLESHARPHDQGLFAIVQGGMHEDLRRQSAADLTSMDFPGYAIGGLSVGEPKHLMYGVLDYTVPLLPSNKPRYLMGVGSPDALIEGSIRGVDMFDCVLPTRIARNGTTMTSQGRLVVRNAQFATDFGPLDPECDCYTCRNYSRAYLRHLIKADETFGLRLTTIHNLHFLQNLMRNVRKAIMEDRLLDFRDEFFDQYGLHNNEKGF, via the coding sequence ATGGCAGCCATTACGTATGAACATATTAAAACTTGCAAACAGTCAGGCGCACGTCTTGGACGTGTTCACACGCCTCACGGGATCATTGAAACACCTACCTTTATGCCTGTCGGTACACAGGCAACCGTAAAAACGATGAGCCCGGAAGAATTGAAGGAGATGGATGCCCAGATCATCCTGAGCAACACGTATCATCTCTTCCTTAGACCAGGACATGAGATCATACGCCAGGCTGGCGGACTGCATAAATTCATGAACTGGGATCGCCCCATTTTGACGGATAGCGGCGGATTCCAAGTATTCTCGCTCAGCGAGATGCGCAAAATTACCGAGGAAGGCGTTCACTTCCGTTCCCATCTGAACGGAGACAAAAAGTTTTTGTCCCCCGAAGTAGCTATGGAGGTTCAAAATGCACTCGGCTCCGATATCATGATGGCGTTTGACGAGTGTCCTCCTTACCCGGCCGAATACGAATACGTGAAAAAGTCGCTGGAGCGGACGAGCCGCTGGGCGGAACGTTGTCTGGAAAGCCATGCCAGACCGCATGACCAAGGATTGTTTGCCATCGTTCAAGGGGGCATGCACGAGGACCTGCGGAGACAGAGCGCTGCGGATTTGACTTCCATGGATTTCCCGGGGTATGCTATTGGTGGACTGAGTGTCGGAGAACCCAAACATTTAATGTATGGTGTATTGGATTATACGGTGCCTTTGCTGCCGTCCAATAAACCACGGTATTTGATGGGGGTAGGTTCGCCCGATGCATTGATTGAGGGATCGATTCGGGGAGTGGACATGTTCGACTGTGTACTGCCTACACGGATTGCCCGTAACGGAACTACGATGACAAGTCAGGGACGCCTGGTCGTTCGGAATGCGCAGTTCGCAACCGATTTCGGCCCGCTTGACCCCGAGTGTGATTGCTATACTTGCCGGAACTACTCCAGAGCATACTTGCGTCACCTGATCAAAGCGGATGAAACGTTTGGCTTGCGGTTGACCACCATCCATAATCTTCACTTCTTGCAGAATTTGATGCGCAATGTGCGGAAAGCGATCATGGAAGATCGTCTGCTTGATTTCCGGGATGAATTTTTCGATCAATACGGTCTGCACAACAATGAGAAAGGGTTCTGA
- the queA gene encoding tRNA preQ1(34) S-adenosylmethionine ribosyltransferase-isomerase QueA: protein MNVDLYNFELPEELIAQTPLLERTASRLLTLNKETGEVHHRKFPDIIDFFEPGDTLVLNDTRVLPARLFGTKQDTGAKAEVLLLKNVEGDRWEALVKPGKKLKAGSVIVFSDELKAVIDEEGEMGARMLTFMYTGIFQEILDRLGEMPLPPYIKETLDDRERYQTVYAKHEGSAAAPTAGLHFTDELLDRIRAKGVNVAFITLHVGLGTFRPMSVDVVEEHVMHEEYYSLSQETADLINDTKKRGNRVFAVGTTSCRTLETVGSQSEDGLLKESSGWTSIFIYPGYSFKVIDGMLTNFHLPKSTLVMLVSALAGREHIMDAYAEAIRERYRFFSFGDAMLIY from the coding sequence ATGAATGTGGATCTATATAATTTTGAACTGCCGGAAGAGCTGATCGCGCAGACGCCGTTGCTTGAGCGTACGGCGTCCCGGCTGCTTACGTTGAACAAGGAAACCGGGGAGGTTCATCACCGCAAGTTTCCGGATATCATCGACTTTTTTGAGCCGGGAGACACGCTTGTTTTGAATGATACCCGCGTTCTCCCTGCACGGTTGTTCGGAACAAAGCAGGACACCGGAGCCAAAGCCGAAGTGCTTTTGCTCAAAAACGTGGAGGGAGACCGCTGGGAAGCGCTGGTCAAACCAGGGAAAAAGCTGAAAGCGGGATCGGTCATCGTATTCAGCGATGAGCTGAAGGCCGTGATCGACGAAGAAGGCGAAATGGGTGCCCGAATGCTCACCTTTATGTATACCGGCATTTTTCAGGAGATTTTGGACCGCTTGGGTGAGATGCCGCTTCCTCCATACATCAAGGAGACCCTGGATGATCGGGAGCGGTACCAGACGGTATATGCGAAGCATGAGGGATCGGCTGCGGCACCGACGGCGGGCCTGCATTTTACCGATGAACTGCTCGACCGCATCCGCGCGAAAGGCGTCAATGTTGCTTTCATCACGCTGCACGTCGGTTTGGGAACATTCCGTCCGATGTCCGTGGATGTCGTTGAAGAGCATGTGATGCATGAGGAGTACTATTCTTTGTCTCAGGAAACGGCCGATTTGATCAATGACACGAAAAAAAGGGGCAACCGCGTATTCGCCGTTGGCACGACGAGTTGTCGTACGTTGGAAACGGTAGGCAGCCAGTCCGAGGACGGCTTGCTTAAGGAAAGCAGCGGCTGGACGAGCATTTTCATTTATCCGGGCTATTCCTTCAAAGTCATTGATGGCATGCTGACGAATTTCCATTTGCCGAAGTCGACGCTGGTCATGCTGGTCAGTGCGCTTGCCGGCAGGGAACACATTATGGATGCATACGCGGAAGCGATCCGCGAGCGGTATCGGTTTTTCAGTTTTGGCGACGCCATGCTGATCTATTGA